One genomic region from Kineobactrum salinum encodes:
- a CDS encoding TetR/AcrR family transcriptional regulator produces the protein MTDTTQRREELLETAIALFAERGYVGTSIRDIAKAINRSVSNVYHYFENKEELWLAILEYSVKGLPEKLRQIAHGEGEPLERFQRLVRAHLEASTLHQRESKIFFIDEERLSPRGKEINRRIQKEILDIYVEQLRLLMSHKLVKTRNPKILAFNVLGTINWYLRWFDPSGGLAEDEIHQEIIEFILHGMCGRADSNNSGLPGEAS, from the coding sequence GTGACAGACACAACGCAACGCAGGGAAGAATTGTTGGAAACCGCCATCGCATTGTTTGCCGAAAGGGGCTACGTGGGTACCTCCATTCGGGATATCGCCAAGGCGATCAATCGTAGTGTGTCCAACGTGTATCACTATTTCGAGAACAAGGAGGAGCTGTGGTTGGCAATCCTGGAGTATTCCGTCAAGGGGTTGCCGGAGAAGCTCCGCCAGATCGCGCACGGTGAAGGCGAGCCGTTGGAGCGTTTTCAACGTCTGGTACGGGCTCATCTGGAGGCGTCGACCCTGCATCAGCGGGAGTCGAAGATTTTCTTTATTGATGAGGAGCGGCTCTCACCCCGAGGCAAGGAAATAAACCGCCGCATTCAAAAGGAAATCCTGGACATCTATGTGGAGCAGTTGCGCCTATTGATGTCACACAAGCTGGTGAAAACCCGCAATCCCAAGATACTGGCATTCAACGTCCTGGGCACAATCAACTGGTATCTGCGTTGGTTCGACCCTAGTGGCGGGCTGGCGGAGGATGAGATCCACCAGGAAATCATCGAGTTCATCCTGCACGGCATGTGCGGACGAGCCGATTCCAATAATTCGGGCCTGCCCGGCGAGGCAAGCTGA
- a CDS encoding acetone carboxylase subunit gamma yields MTMGRVRVTEYLDIDLERERWCCNRCSRDLESARDNYKKGCLVAERDMAEVHPPMSDNASYSFTPDPDYCRLLEFYCPGCGTMLENEYLPPGHPMTHEIELDIDSLKRKYREGGPTLVPVEKKT; encoded by the coding sequence ATGACCATGGGGCGCGTGAGAGTTACTGAATACCTCGACATTGACCTGGAGCGGGAGCGCTGGTGTTGCAACCGCTGTAGCCGGGATCTGGAGAGCGCCCGGGACAACTACAAGAAAGGTTGTCTGGTGGCGGAGCGGGATATGGCGGAGGTACACCCTCCCATGAGCGACAACGCCAGCTACAGTTTCACCCCCGACCCGGACTACTGTCGATTGCTCGAGTTCTACTGTCCCGGTTGCGGCACCATGCTGGAGAACGAATACCTGCCGCCCGGGCATCCGATGACCCACGAAATCGAGCTGGATATAGACAGTCTCAAGCGGAAGTACCGCGAGGGTGGGCCGACGCTGGTGCCAGTGGAGAAAAAAACGTGA
- a CDS encoding hydantoinase/oxoprolinase family protein yields MNTMQKTPGQYRVGIDVGGTFTDFFCVSDRGETRTCKTPTTHYDLSVGFMKGMGLLARQCDEDLTGFLGAVETVRYSTTVGTNALIERTGPKLGLITTAGFEDCIYIGRARSWADGLGWQEGRDQARIQKPLPLVRPDMVVGVRERLDYSGKVIAPLTREHILEKLQLLVDRGAQGFVVSLLWSFINPTHERMIKEVIEEEYPEDYLGSMPVFLSSDISPTSGEYTRTMTTVVNAYIHGVMATEINKLGNELRDNGFSRPLTLVHNTGGTKKSARTRAVLTHNAGPVAGLHGSAVLGEMTGDQNLVFTDMGGTSFDIGLIEAGEIKAHDFIPVIDRWRTNIPAIEVKSIGAGGGSIAWINTLMGNALEIGPQSAGSMPGPACYDQGGREPTVTDADLVLGLYNPDNYLGGEMFLDDDLAREVIREKIAEPLGISVEEAAYRIRRLVGAKMGQEVFNEVALKGHDPRSFVVLACGGAGGAHACGFGPYIGARRIIAPRQSSVFGAYGASTMQIKEIWDRSCSLKLYSWHTRSYLTDLEAFNSVTRELRNLAVRDLRLEGYKEEQMQFTLELNMRYGSQYNMTKVRCPRVELEKVEDMQAICDTFTRQYGETYSPEATFPSGGINVEHFYLTAAIRSDAQRLQPEPLTGPEPADNARRENRPVYWSPEAGFTSTAVYDYSQLQPGNQIMGPAIIESAETTYVVEPGWHFAMDAWRNCIMEQVSAKTEGEA; encoded by the coding sequence ATGAACACCATGCAAAAAACACCAGGGCAATACAGGGTCGGCATCGATGTCGGTGGCACCTTCACGGATTTCTTCTGCGTCAGCGACCGGGGCGAAACACGAACCTGCAAGACCCCGACCACCCACTATGATCTCTCCGTGGGCTTCATGAAGGGCATGGGATTGCTGGCCCGCCAGTGTGACGAGGACCTCACCGGTTTCCTGGGGGCGGTGGAAACTGTCCGTTACTCGACCACCGTGGGCACCAATGCACTGATTGAGCGCACCGGCCCCAAGTTGGGACTGATCACCACTGCCGGGTTTGAAGACTGTATCTACATCGGACGCGCACGCAGCTGGGCGGATGGCCTGGGTTGGCAGGAGGGCAGGGACCAGGCGCGCATCCAGAAGCCGCTGCCGCTGGTCCGCCCCGATATGGTGGTGGGGGTGCGCGAGCGTCTCGACTACAGCGGCAAGGTAATAGCGCCATTGACCCGTGAGCACATCCTGGAAAAGTTGCAGCTGTTGGTGGACCGAGGTGCGCAGGGGTTCGTGGTGTCGCTGCTTTGGTCCTTCATCAACCCGACGCACGAGCGCATGATAAAAGAGGTCATCGAAGAGGAATATCCCGAGGATTACCTGGGATCCATGCCGGTTTTCCTGTCCTCGGATATTTCTCCGACCTCGGGGGAGTACACCCGCACCATGACCACGGTGGTTAATGCCTATATTCACGGGGTCATGGCCACCGAGATCAATAAGCTGGGCAACGAGTTGCGAGACAATGGCTTCAGCCGCCCGCTGACGCTGGTCCACAATACCGGCGGCACCAAGAAGTCGGCCCGTACCCGGGCCGTGCTGACTCACAATGCGGGACCCGTCGCCGGTTTGCACGGATCCGCGGTTCTGGGTGAGATGACCGGCGACCAGAACCTGGTATTCACCGACATGGGTGGTACCTCCTTCGATATTGGCCTGATCGAAGCGGGCGAGATAAAGGCCCATGACTTCATTCCAGTGATTGATCGCTGGCGCACGAATATCCCCGCGATTGAAGTCAAATCGATAGGCGCCGGTGGTGGCTCCATCGCCTGGATCAATACGCTCATGGGCAATGCGCTGGAGATCGGTCCCCAGTCGGCGGGTTCCATGCCAGGCCCGGCCTGCTATGACCAGGGGGGGCGGGAACCGACGGTCACAGATGCAGATCTGGTGCTGGGATTGTACAACCCGGACAACTACCTCGGTGGGGAAATGTTCCTTGACGATGATCTGGCCCGGGAGGTTATCCGGGAAAAGATCGCCGAGCCGCTGGGTATCAGTGTGGAGGAGGCGGCGTATCGTATCCGCCGGTTGGTGGGAGCGAAAATGGGACAGGAAGTATTCAACGAGGTTGCACTCAAGGGGCATGACCCCCGCAGTTTCGTGGTGCTGGCCTGTGGTGGCGCTGGCGGTGCCCATGCCTGTGGTTTTGGCCCCTACATTGGTGCCCGCCGGATCATCGCGCCACGGCAGTCTTCCGTGTTCGGTGCCTACGGCGCCTCGACCATGCAGATCAAGGAGATCTGGGACAGGTCCTGTTCCCTGAAGCTCTACAGCTGGCACACCCGCAGCTATCTCACGGACCTGGAAGCCTTCAACTCGGTGACCCGCGAGCTGCGCAATCTGGCGGTCCGTGACTTGCGCCTGGAAGGCTACAAAGAAGAGCAGATGCAGTTCACCTTGGAGCTGAACATGCGCTACGGCAGCCAGTACAACATGACCAAGGTACGCTGTCCCCGCGTCGAACTGGAGAAAGTGGAGGATATGCAGGCCATCTGTGACACTTTCACCCGGCAGTACGGCGAGACCTATTCGCCGGAGGCTACCTTCCCTTCCGGAGGTATCAACGTCGAGCATTTCTATCTGACTGCCGCCATTCGCTCTGATGCACAGCGACTGCAGCCGGAGCCACTGACGGGCCCGGAGCCGGCGGACAACGCCAGACGGGAAAACCGGCCGGTGTACTGGTCGCCGGAAGCCGGCTTCACCAGCACGGCTGTGTATGACTACAGCCAACTGCAGCCCGGCAACCAGATCATGGGGCCGGCGATCATCGAGTCAGCGGAGACCACCTATGTGGTGGAGCCCGGTTGGCACTTTGCCATGGACGCCTGGCGCAATTGCATTATGGAGCAGGTTTCCGCGAAAACAGAGGGAGAAGCGTGA